The proteins below are encoded in one region of Shewanella putrefaciens:
- the nagA gene encoding N-acetylglucosamine-6-phosphate deacetylase, giving the protein MKITLIAERIFDGEYFHQDVPVTVEDGHILAFDTVSDAKEIRQAGTLVPGFIDVQVNGGGGALFNTDPSVNCIETIGRAHARFGTTGFLPTLITDNVSVMASAADAVAEALVKGSAGVLGVHFEGPHLSVPKKGVHPQGFIREITEAELAVFCRQDLGIRVVTLAPENVSPEVIRTLVASGVKVCLGHSNASYDIVVAALAAGATGFTHLYNAMSPLGSREPGMVGAAIESETAWCGLIVDGHHVHPAAAKVALRAKPRGKMMLVTDAMPPVGMDDETSFELFGTHVLRVGDRLNAVTGELAGCVLDMATAVNNTVNLLGLPLAEALRMAALYPAQFLGIDHKAGRLALGNRADFVLLDGQNKVQANYIAGQAVYSGPVYAS; this is encoded by the coding sequence ATGAAAATCACCCTGATCGCCGAGCGTATTTTTGATGGTGAATATTTCCATCAAGATGTGCCTGTGACTGTTGAAGACGGGCACATTCTGGCGTTTGATACTGTCTCAGACGCGAAGGAAATCCGCCAAGCCGGAACGCTGGTGCCGGGCTTTATCGATGTGCAAGTGAACGGCGGCGGCGGGGCGTTATTCAATACCGATCCGAGTGTGAATTGCATTGAGACTATCGGCCGTGCCCATGCGCGTTTTGGCACCACGGGATTTTTACCCACGCTTATCACCGATAATGTTAGCGTGATGGCGAGTGCCGCCGATGCCGTGGCCGAGGCTTTAGTCAAAGGTAGCGCAGGCGTTTTAGGAGTGCATTTTGAAGGGCCGCATTTATCTGTGCCTAAAAAAGGTGTGCATCCGCAGGGATTTATTCGCGAAATCACAGAGGCCGAACTCGCGGTATTTTGTCGCCAAGACTTAGGAATTAGAGTCGTTACGCTTGCGCCTGAGAATGTGTCGCCGGAGGTGATCCGCACGCTTGTCGCCTCGGGCGTTAAGGTGTGTTTGGGCCATTCTAATGCCTCCTACGATATTGTGGTTGCGGCATTAGCGGCGGGCGCAACGGGCTTTACCCATCTTTATAATGCAATGTCACCACTCGGTTCCCGTGAGCCGGGCATGGTTGGCGCGGCGATTGAGAGTGAAACCGCGTGGTGTGGGTTGATTGTCGATGGCCACCATGTGCATCCCGCGGCGGCAAAGGTCGCACTGCGGGCAAAGCCGAGGGGCAAAATGATGTTAGTCACAGATGCTATGCCGCCTGTCGGTATGGACGATGAGACCAGCTTCGAACTCTTTGGTACGCACGTGCTGCGAGTTGGTGACAGATTAAATGCCGTGACCGGTGAGCTGGCGGGCTGTGTGCTCGATATGGCGACTGCGGTCAATAATACCGTCAACTTGTTGGGTTTGCCTTTGGCGGAAGCCTTGAGAATGGCGGCGCTTTATCCCGCGCAGTTCCTCGGGATTGACCATAAAGCTGGCCGTTTAGCACTGGGGAATCGGGCTGACTTTGTCTTGCTAGATGGGCAGAACAAAGTGCAGGCAAACTACATTGCGGGGCAGGCCGTCTATTCAGGACCTGTTTATGCGAGCTAG
- the nagX gene encoding transmembrane glucosamine N-acetyltransferase NagX, with protein sequence MDTTQTNATLPVKANKPRLMSLDALRGFDMFWILGGEALFGGLLILTGWAGWQWGDEQMHHSQWHGFHFYDLIFPLFIFLSGVALGLSPKRLDKLPMSERLPVYRHGIKRLFLLLLLGILYNHGWGTGAPADPEKIRYASVLGRIAFAWFFAALLVWHTSLRTQVIVALGILLGYGAMQLWLPFPGGQAGVLSPTQSINAYVDSILLPGISYQGRTPDPEGLLSTIPAIVNALAGVFVGHFIVKSHPKGEWAKVGLLAAAGGVCLAFGWLLDLVIPVNKELWTSSFVLVTSGWSMILLALFYALVDVLKWQKAAFFFVVIGTNAIIIYLASSLVDWKYIAQSVFGGLVGALPENAQALAAVVSLLTVQWLVLYWMYRRNIFVRI encoded by the coding sequence ATGGACACAACACAGACAAACGCGACTTTGCCAGTAAAGGCGAATAAACCTAGGTTGATGTCTCTAGATGCACTGCGCGGCTTCGATATGTTTTGGATTTTGGGCGGTGAGGCCCTATTTGGTGGTTTGCTTATTTTAACGGGCTGGGCTGGCTGGCAATGGGGCGATGAACAGATGCACCATAGCCAATGGCATGGTTTTCACTTCTACGATTTAATCTTCCCGCTGTTTATTTTCCTCTCCGGAGTGGCCTTGGGGTTATCTCCCAAACGTTTAGATAAATTACCTATGAGTGAGCGATTACCTGTGTATCGTCACGGCATTAAACGACTCTTTTTATTGCTGTTACTGGGCATTTTATACAATCACGGTTGGGGAACGGGCGCGCCTGCCGATCCTGAAAAAATTCGCTATGCCAGTGTGTTAGGCCGAATCGCCTTTGCATGGTTTTTTGCTGCACTACTGGTGTGGCATACCAGTCTACGAACGCAAGTTATTGTCGCCTTGGGCATTTTACTCGGTTATGGCGCAATGCAACTTTGGTTGCCTTTCCCCGGTGGACAGGCGGGCGTGCTCTCGCCAACGCAATCCATCAATGCCTATGTCGATTCTATTTTACTACCCGGCATAAGTTATCAGGGACGCACGCCCGATCCTGAAGGTTTATTGTCGACCATCCCCGCCATCGTTAATGCGTTAGCGGGGGTGTTTGTCGGTCACTTTATTGTTAAATCCCATCCTAAAGGTGAGTGGGCAAAAGTGGGATTACTCGCCGCTGCGGGGGGCGTCTGTTTAGCCTTTGGCTGGTTGTTAGATCTTGTTATTCCGGTCAATAAAGAGCTGTGGACCAGTTCATTTGTGCTGGTGACGTCGGGCTGGAGCATGATCCTGCTGGCGCTATTCTATGCCTTAGTCGATGTGCTTAAGTGGCAAAAAGCCGCCTTTTTCTTTGTGGTGATAGGCACCAACGCCATCATTATTTACTTAGCCTCGAGCTTAGTGGATTGGAAATATATCGCCCAAAGCGTGTTTGGCGGTCTAGTCGGTGCCTTGCCTGAAAACGCTCAAGCGTTAGCTGCGGTTGTCAGCTTACTTACGGTGCAGTGGCTGGTGTTATATTGGATGTACCGTCGCAATATTTTTGTCAGGATTTAG
- the nagP gene encoding N-acetylglucosamine MFS transporter NagP produces the protein MTLDKSQQKSSFLPMAIVAALFFILGFATWLNGSLMPYLKQILQLNPFQASLILFSFYIAVTFTALPSAWVIRKVGYKNGMALGMGVMMLAGLLFIPAAETQIFALFLFAQLVMGAGQTLLQTAVNPYVVRLGPEESAAARVSVMGILNKGAGVIAPLVFSALILDSFKDRIGTELTQVQIEEMADGLVFPYLGMAIFIGILALAVKKSPLPELLNEDETAENTDKGQLKAALSHPNLAFGVLALFVYVAVEVIAGDTIGTFALSLGIESYGVMTSYTMVCMVLGYSLGILLIPRFISQPKALMVSAILGLLLTCGILFGDNNSYAIANVLLVPFGGVALPDTLLMIAFLGLANAIVWPAVWPLALSGMGKLTSTGSALLIMGIAGGAFGPVSWGLMSSATDMGMQGGYMVMLPCYLFILFYAVKGHKMRRW, from the coding sequence ATGACACTCGATAAAAGCCAGCAGAAAAGCAGCTTTCTCCCCATGGCCATAGTGGCCGCGCTCTTTTTCATCCTTGGATTCGCCACTTGGTTGAATGGTTCTTTGATGCCGTATTTGAAACAAATATTGCAACTCAATCCCTTCCAAGCCTCGTTGATCCTATTTTCCTTTTATATTGCCGTGACTTTCACCGCACTACCTTCGGCTTGGGTCATACGTAAAGTCGGTTATAAAAACGGTATGGCGCTAGGCATGGGCGTGATGATGCTGGCGGGGTTGCTGTTTATTCCCGCTGCTGAAACGCAAATTTTTGCCCTATTTCTTTTCGCCCAATTAGTGATGGGCGCAGGCCAAACCCTATTACAAACGGCGGTTAACCCCTATGTGGTGCGTTTAGGGCCTGAAGAATCTGCGGCCGCCCGTGTGAGCGTGATGGGGATTTTAAATAAAGGTGCGGGTGTGATTGCGCCTTTGGTGTTTTCGGCGTTGATTTTAGACAGTTTTAAAGATCGTATTGGCACTGAGTTGACTCAAGTGCAAATTGAAGAAATGGCCGATGGCTTAGTCTTTCCCTATTTAGGCATGGCGATTTTTATCGGCATTTTGGCATTAGCGGTGAAGAAGTCGCCCTTGCCAGAATTGTTGAATGAAGATGAGACTGCTGAAAATACCGATAAAGGCCAGCTTAAGGCGGCGTTATCTCACCCTAACTTAGCCTTCGGCGTATTAGCGCTGTTTGTGTATGTGGCTGTTGAGGTGATTGCAGGTGATACCATTGGTACATTTGCTTTGTCTTTAGGCATAGAGTCCTACGGTGTTATGACTTCCTACACCATGGTGTGCATGGTGCTGGGTTATTCTTTAGGTATCCTGTTAATCCCGCGTTTTATTTCCCAACCTAAGGCCTTGATGGTGTCGGCTATTCTAGGTTTGTTACTGACATGCGGTATTTTATTTGGCGACAATAACTCCTACGCTATCGCGAATGTTTTGTTAGTGCCTTTTGGTGGCGTGGCGCTGCCCGATACTTTGTTAATGATTGCTTTCCTTGGTTTAGCTAATGCCATCGTTTGGCCTGCGGTGTGGCCGTTAGCCTTGTCGGGTATGGGCAAATTGACCAGCACAGGTTCAGCGCTTCTCATCATGGGGATTGCGGGCGGTGCCTTTGGTCCTGTGTCTTGGGGCTTAATGAGCTCGGCGACGGATATGGGTATGCAGGGCGGTTATATGGTGATGTTACCCTGTTATCTGTTCATCCTATTCTACGCGGTGAAAGGCCATAAGATGCGTCGTTGGTAG
- a CDS encoding TorF family putative porin: MYNNLNKKRLVQLVGLALTTTLFSGMAAAEVTGEIGVTSDYRFRGISQTAGDPAVQGGIDWSFESGFSVGAWASNVDFDEPGYNGPDIEYDFYVAYGGEINEDLTYDITLNRYNYSGESDIGYFEVAAGMDFKGFRAAYWYTNDYGGSDLDYHYAELNYSYEFLESWSLDLHYGYNVGDALDDGEGFDSYSDYSIGVSTELAGFGLSLAWLATDLSGDQKVSDGVFKNSDTALASVSYAF, translated from the coding sequence GTGTATAACAATCTGAATAAAAAACGGCTGGTACAGCTTGTCGGACTCGCGCTAACCACGACCCTATTCTCCGGCATGGCCGCCGCCGAAGTGACAGGGGAAATCGGTGTCACGAGTGACTATCGTTTCCGCGGCATATCACAAACGGCGGGCGATCCCGCAGTGCAGGGCGGCATCGATTGGAGCTTCGAATCGGGTTTCTCTGTCGGCGCTTGGGCGAGTAACGTGGATTTTGATGAACCAGGTTATAACGGCCCTGATATCGAATACGATTTCTATGTCGCCTATGGCGGCGAGATCAACGAAGATCTGACCTACGACATCACCCTGAACCGTTATAACTATTCCGGCGAGAGTGACATTGGTTACTTTGAAGTTGCAGCGGGTATGGATTTTAAAGGCTTTCGCGCTGCCTATTGGTACACCAATGACTACGGCGGCAGTGATTTAGACTATCACTACGCTGAACTTAACTATTCCTACGAGTTTCTTGAGAGCTGGAGTCTCGATCTGCACTACGGCTACAACGTTGGCGATGCACTGGACGACGGTGAAGGCTTTGATAGTTATTCAGATTATTCTATCGGCGTATCAACTGAGCTAGCGGGTTTTGGTTTATCACTTGCTTGGTTAGCGACAGATCTTAGCGGCGATCAAAAAGTCTCTGACGGCGTATTTAAAAACTCAGATACCGCACTCGCCAGTGTAAGTTACGCATTCTAA
- a CDS encoding cupin domain-containing protein — protein sequence MTVSINAIVRFATAQTPVETYQLPTEKLLAGNPTQGLENHYSSPCDQFHSGIWQSESGAWKINYTEYEYCEILEGRSVITDLQGQSQTFTVGDRFIIPAGFQGTWEVVEPCRKVYVIFEQK from the coding sequence ATGACTGTGAGTATCAACGCCATTGTTCGCTTTGCTACCGCGCAAACACCCGTCGAGACCTATCAGTTACCGACAGAAAAGTTGTTAGCAGGTAATCCGACTCAAGGGTTAGAGAATCATTATTCTAGCCCTTGTGATCAATTCCACAGTGGAATTTGGCAAAGTGAATCAGGCGCTTGGAAAATAAACTACACTGAGTACGAGTACTGCGAGATCCTCGAAGGCCGGAGTGTGATAACCGATCTTCAAGGCCAATCGCAGACGTTCACTGTGGGTGACAGATTTATCATCCCCGCGGGCTTTCAAGGCACCTGGGAAGTCGTGGAACCCTGCCGCAAGGTTTACGTCATTTTTGAGCAAAAGTAA
- a CDS encoding CoA-acylating methylmalonate-semialdehyde dehydrogenase, with protein sequence MLNITHFVNGQHTPASIRTQDVFEPATGECRGQVSLASAAEVGEAIAIAKTAFETWSQVTPLNRARVLFKFKALVEQHLDEMAQLITREHGKVLDDAKGELIRGLEVVEFACGIPHLLKGEHTQQVGGGVDSWSVNQALGVVAGIAPFNFPVMVPMWMFPIAIACGNTFIMKPSEKDPSSVMRIAELLKEAGLPDGVFNVINGDKEAVDTLLTHKDVQAVSFVGSTPIAEYIYSTASKHGKRVQALGGAKNHMLLMPDADLDQAVSALMGAAYGSAGERCMAISVVLAVGDVGDTLVEKLLPQIQSLKVGNGLTPEMEMGPLISKQHLAKVTQYVEAGVQEGAALLVDGRKLSVEENQQGYFLGACLFDHVTPEMSIYREEIFGPVLAIVRVKDYPAALELINQHEFGNGTAIFTQSGEAARHFCHHVQVGMVGVNVPIPVPMAFHSFGGWKRSLFGPLHMHGPDGVRFYTKRKAITARWPVGKQTQAEFVMPTMK encoded by the coding sequence ATGCTCAACATCACTCATTTTGTTAATGGTCAGCACACACCAGCCAGCATCAGAACCCAAGATGTTTTTGAACCCGCAACCGGTGAATGTCGCGGTCAAGTCTCACTGGCAAGCGCAGCGGAAGTCGGCGAAGCCATCGCTATCGCTAAAACCGCCTTTGAAACCTGGTCACAGGTAACGCCACTCAACCGCGCTCGAGTGCTCTTTAAATTCAAAGCCTTAGTCGAGCAACATTTAGATGAAATGGCGCAGCTTATCACCCGCGAGCACGGCAAAGTGTTAGATGATGCTAAGGGTGAGCTTATCCGCGGCCTCGAAGTGGTCGAATTTGCCTGTGGTATTCCGCACTTACTCAAAGGTGAACACACACAACAAGTGGGTGGCGGTGTCGATTCCTGGTCAGTCAATCAAGCTTTAGGTGTTGTAGCAGGCATAGCGCCCTTTAACTTCCCCGTGATGGTTCCCATGTGGATGTTCCCAATCGCGATTGCCTGCGGTAACACCTTTATTATGAAACCCTCGGAAAAAGACCCAAGCTCAGTAATGCGAATTGCCGAGCTGCTTAAAGAAGCGGGCCTTCCCGATGGCGTGTTTAACGTGATTAACGGCGACAAAGAAGCCGTCGATACCTTACTCACCCATAAAGATGTGCAAGCGGTGAGCTTTGTGGGCTCAACGCCAATTGCCGAATATATCTACAGCACAGCCTCTAAACATGGCAAACGCGTACAGGCCTTAGGCGGCGCGAAAAACCATATGTTACTCATGCCAGATGCGGATTTAGATCAAGCCGTTAGCGCCTTAATGGGCGCAGCCTATGGCAGTGCTGGTGAGCGTTGTATGGCAATTTCTGTGGTACTGGCGGTGGGCGATGTGGGCGATACTTTAGTGGAAAAACTGCTACCGCAAATCCAAAGCTTAAAAGTCGGTAACGGTCTCACCCCTGAGATGGAAATGGGTCCGCTGATCTCAAAACAGCACCTGGCCAAAGTCACCCAATATGTTGAAGCCGGTGTGCAAGAAGGCGCAGCGCTGCTGGTCGATGGCCGTAAACTGAGTGTTGAAGAAAACCAACAGGGCTATTTCCTCGGCGCCTGTTTATTTGACCATGTCACGCCAGAGATGAGCATCTACCGCGAAGAAATCTTTGGCCCAGTGCTGGCGATTGTGCGCGTGAAAGATTACCCAGCGGCGCTTGAGCTAATTAACCAACACGAATTTGGTAATGGCACGGCCATTTTCACCCAAAGTGGTGAAGCGGCGCGCCATTTCTGTCACCACGTACAAGTCGGTATGGTTGGGGTGAATGTGCCAATTCCGGTGCCGATGGCGTTCCATAGTTTTGGCGGCTGGAAGCGTTCACTCTTTGGCCCGCTGCATATGCATGGCCCCGATGGCGTGCGTTTTTATACCAAACGTAAGGCAATTACAGCCCGCTGGCCCGTAGGCAAACAGACTCAAGCCGAGTTTGTGATGCCAACGATGAAATAG
- a CDS encoding aspartate aminotransferase family protein, with translation MADLPLNSLSNASSLEHFWMPFTANRQFKASPRLLAKAEGMYYTDIDGNKVLDATAGLWCCNAGHGRREISEAVSKQIKEMDYAPSFQMGHPIAFELAERLTELSPEGLNKVFFTNSGSESVDTALKMALCYHRANGQASRTRFIGREMGYHGVGFGGISVGGLSNNRKAFSGQLLQGVDHLPHTLDIQNAAFTRGLSPFGAEKAEVLEQLVTLHGAENIAAVIVEPMSGSAGVILPPQGYLKRLREITKKHGILLIFDEVITAFGRVGAAFASQRWGVTPDIITTAKAINNGAIPLGAVFVQDFIHDTCMQGPTELIEFFHGYTYSGHPVAAAAALATLSIYENEQLFERSLELERYFEEAVHSLKGLPNVIDIRNTGLVAGIQFAPNAQGVGKRGYGVFEHCFRHGTLVRATGDIIAMSPPLIVDKREIDQMVNSLSDAINAVG, from the coding sequence ATGGCCGATTTGCCGCTCAACTCACTCAGCAATGCGTCCTCCCTAGAACATTTCTGGATGCCCTTTACCGCCAACCGCCAGTTTAAGGCCAGTCCGCGATTACTCGCCAAGGCCGAAGGCATGTATTACACGGATATTGATGGCAATAAGGTATTAGATGCCACCGCGGGTTTATGGTGTTGTAACGCTGGCCATGGTCGCAGAGAAATTAGCGAAGCGGTCAGTAAACAAATTAAAGAGATGGACTACGCGCCCTCCTTCCAAATGGGCCACCCCATTGCCTTTGAACTTGCCGAGCGTTTAACCGAGTTAAGCCCAGAGGGATTGAACAAAGTGTTCTTTACTAACTCTGGCTCTGAGTCCGTTGATACCGCGCTTAAGATGGCACTTTGCTATCACAGGGCGAATGGTCAAGCCTCACGCACCCGCTTTATCGGCCGCGAAATGGGCTACCACGGCGTCGGTTTTGGCGGCATCTCTGTGGGTGGCTTAAGTAATAATCGTAAAGCCTTTAGCGGCCAATTACTGCAAGGGGTCGATCACTTACCCCACACCTTAGATATCCAAAATGCAGCATTTACCCGTGGGTTATCGCCCTTTGGCGCGGAAAAAGCAGAAGTATTAGAACAGCTTGTGACCCTACATGGCGCCGAGAATATTGCCGCCGTAATCGTTGAGCCTATGTCAGGTTCTGCAGGAGTAATATTACCGCCCCAAGGTTACTTAAAACGTCTGCGTGAAATCACTAAGAAGCACGGCATCCTACTGATTTTTGATGAAGTCATTACCGCCTTTGGCCGCGTTGGTGCCGCCTTTGCGAGCCAGCGTTGGGGCGTTACTCCAGACATTATCACCACAGCTAAAGCCATCAATAACGGCGCTATCCCGCTAGGCGCAGTGTTCGTGCAAGATTTTATCCACGACACTTGCATGCAGGGCCCCACAGAGCTGATTGAGTTCTTCCACGGCTACACCTATTCCGGTCATCCCGTCGCTGCCGCTGCGGCGCTTGCCACCCTATCGATTTATGAAAATGAGCAGCTATTCGAGCGCAGCCTTGAGCTTGAACGCTACTTCGAAGAAGCGGTGCACAGCCTCAAGGGCCTGCCGAATGTGATTGATATTCGCAACACCGGATTAGTCGCGGGGATCCAATTTGCCCCTAACGCCCAAGGCGTCGGTAAACGGGGTTACGGCGTGTTTGAACACTGTTTCCGCCACGGCACTTTAGTGCGAGCCACGGGCGATATCATTGCCATGTCACCGCCACTGATTGTCGATAAACGCGAGATAGACCAAATGGTTAATAGCCTCAGCGACGCGATTAACGCCGTTGGATAA
- a CDS encoding aldehyde dehydrogenase, with amino-acid sequence MSTPKKRSEWESLAASLSINGKAFINGEYQDAVSGNTFDCISPIDGRLLAKVASCDLADANLAVANGRSVFESGVWSQQSPVKRKQVMIRFAELLEENANELALLETLDMGKPIRFSKAVDVAGAARAIRWSGEAIDKIYDELAPTAHNEIGMITREPVGVVAAIVPWNFPMLMACWKLGPALATGNSVVLKPSEKSPLTAIRMAQLAIEAGIPQGVLNVLPGFGHTVGKALALHMDVDTLVFTGSTKIAKQLMIYAGESNMKRVWLEAGGKSPNIVFNDAPDLKAAAVAAAEAIAFNQGEVCTAGSRLLVESGVKDELIALIAEELASWHPGHPLDPATVSGAVVDKQQLDTVLSYIKAGKDEGATLVHGGCQVMADTGGVYVQPTVFSNVNNQMKIASEEIFGPVLSVIEFNGMEEAISIANDTIYGLAAGVWTSDISKAHKTAKALRSGMVWINHYDGGDMTAPFGGYKQSGNGRDKSLHSFDKYTELKATWIVL; translated from the coding sequence ATGAGCACACCGAAGAAACGCAGCGAATGGGAAAGTCTTGCTGCCAGCCTATCTATTAATGGTAAGGCGTTTATCAATGGCGAATACCAAGATGCCGTTTCGGGTAACACCTTCGATTGCATCAGCCCTATCGATGGCCGCTTGCTGGCCAAAGTCGCGAGTTGCGATCTTGCGGACGCTAATCTTGCGGTTGCCAATGGCCGCAGCGTATTCGAGTCCGGTGTTTGGTCGCAGCAGTCTCCGGTAAAACGTAAGCAAGTGATGATACGTTTCGCCGAGTTATTGGAAGAAAATGCCAATGAACTCGCGCTGTTAGAGACCCTCGACATGGGTAAACCGATTCGTTTCTCTAAAGCGGTGGATGTGGCAGGTGCTGCCCGTGCGATTCGCTGGTCCGGCGAAGCGATTGATAAAATTTACGATGAACTCGCACCAACCGCTCACAATGAAATTGGCATGATCACCCGTGAACCCGTGGGGGTTGTGGCCGCTATTGTGCCCTGGAACTTCCCAATGCTGATGGCATGTTGGAAGCTCGGTCCCGCGCTTGCCACGGGTAACAGTGTGGTATTAAAACCCTCTGAAAAGTCACCCTTAACGGCTATCCGTATGGCGCAACTCGCCATTGAAGCCGGGATCCCGCAGGGCGTATTAAACGTGTTGCCAGGATTTGGCCATACCGTGGGTAAAGCTTTAGCCCTGCATATGGATGTCGATACGTTGGTGTTCACCGGTTCGACAAAAATTGCCAAGCAATTAATGATTTACGCCGGTGAGTCGAACATGAAACGCGTGTGGTTAGAGGCGGGAGGCAAGAGCCCCAATATCGTCTTTAATGACGCGCCAGATCTCAAAGCCGCTGCTGTCGCTGCTGCTGAGGCGATTGCCTTTAACCAAGGTGAAGTTTGCACCGCAGGTTCGCGTTTGCTGGTGGAATCCGGGGTGAAAGATGAGCTTATCGCGCTTATCGCAGAGGAGTTAGCCTCATGGCATCCGGGGCATCCACTCGACCCTGCGACTGTGAGTGGCGCCGTTGTCGATAAACAACAGTTAGACACAGTGCTCAGTTACATTAAAGCAGGTAAAGATGAAGGCGCAACCTTAGTCCACGGTGGCTGCCAAGTGATGGCCGACACGGGCGGTGTGTATGTGCAGCCAACGGTATTTTCTAACGTAAATAATCAGATGAAAATTGCCAGTGAAGAGATCTTTGGCCCAGTGTTATCTGTTATTGAATTTAATGGCATGGAAGAAGCGATATCAATCGCCAACGATACCATCTACGGTTTAGCCGCTGGCGTGTGGACATCGGATATTAGCAAGGCCCATAAAACCGCCAAAGCCCTGCGCTCTGGCATGGTGTGGATCAACCATTACGATGGCGGCGACATGACAGCGCCATTCGGTGGCTATAAACAGTCCGGTAATGGCCGAGATAAATCTCTGCATTCCTTCGACAAATACACAGAATTGAAAGCGACTTGGATTGTGCTATAA